ataaaaaccaaaataaaaatgtaaatcgttttgttattttaaatggCTGTAATTGTTTATGTGAAACTAAATTCCGTAAGGGAGaggattttaaattataaatatcaataacaaattcaaaatgtgtgtatattatttattcaaatgaTAACTTAAGTtgatcttttccttttctattaaaaaatttaaaaaacaacaattaatgTCATTCAGtcattacaattatttatttataaatcacTGTTGCAAACAGTACTCTCTAAATacatatactttatttattaaatttattccaaatttaacatattactttatattaaatcattataatttaaaagcaacttatgctattataaacaaacttatcatttttattattattcatcattttaattattattattattctaaataaacgtgacataaattttaatattttttttatataataaaacgtattcttataaatattcaataatctTTTTTAAGATAGCTGTGCATGACACGTGTCAAATAGGATTGAAAATCTTAATCTTCGACAAAGAAAGAAATGTCAGTATCAACTTAAAGTGTTGTGTATAAACAAATCTTCGAAActctttaaaatgaaatacatatcctattttacaataatacaatttttcttatttgaacttttatttcaattaaaaactatctatatcaaaattatgttttgagATTATTAGTGAATTAATGgtagataaaatatattgagaAAAACACTTCTCATCAATAGAAAATAGAAGACTTCTTATGTCAATATAAAATTGTGAGGTAATGCAACATTCTTCGgatcttctttaatttgcataaacatttttatttgataccATCGTTGTGTACTCTTTGAACATATACTgtgaaggataatgatattttgacaatatttttttgacaacattttaatattatctacgtgtcattctgtaattgatccaaaattacttcagaatcaataataataatcataaacatcaacatgaaccaatcacagaatgacacataaatgatattaaaatattgtcaaaaaaatattatcaaagtatcattatccttattatgaataatgattgcattattttcttaatgaaatcaaatattGCATTCTTATTAATCATGCTAATCAggtaataacaaaaatattataatcttaGTTAACATGGACAAGTAAAAAAACTAGTGAAAGGACAAAAGGAAAGAATAGTAATGAAACTGTACAAACCACCATTATCCATAAACAATAATCTACAATCTAACATCTACAAACTAACTATAACAACAAATAAGTATATAAACCATCCCAAAGAAACATGTTCCAGCTCCATGTTTTCATGTATAAAGTGGCAGCCATCACATCTTTTACAAAAGCTCAGAAGTGCAAAATTTACCATTAACTTGTGTTCTTCATTCCATAAATTCTTTGAGATGCCTGCCTCTGCTACACACATTGGTTCCTTCTGCCATTGGGCTTATAATCTGCATTGTCACTCTTATCTGTATCAGAATGAGTCTCCACCTCCATGTTTCCGGCCTGACTCTTCCGGCGTCTTCGATCCTGAAATGCCATTCACAATGTTtcagaaacaacaaaaaatgtaaactttaaaatgttATGAGTTCAAAGAGCCAAAGGGGTCCCAAAATAAATGttgctttttccttttgttttcattttctttgtgcTCTCTGCATGCACACTTTCCCTTGTTTTGTTTAACCTTTTTATATGTTGTTGCAAGGAACCTAATACAACATCATGCAATAGAACTCAAACCTCTCGTGGTATAGGATATTCCTCTGATTCAAGCATGCGGACGACTTGGCTCATTCTTGGTCTTTTTTCTGCATCTGGATCAACACACCTCAGAGCTGTTAAGAGGGCTCGTTTAAGAGCACTTGTCGATGGCCTGGTCTCGATGTTGGGATCCAACACCTCTTCTGAGCGTCGAAAACCTACCATCATCTTCAGCCAGTCGACCAAATTTACCTACAAGATCGACCTGATAGTGTTAAGGAAAGTCCAATGACTGCATAGAGTCAAAACTGTtggaacagaaagaaaaattatgaaataaatgaagTCCTTGTCTGTTCCATTTgatatgttttatgtttttcattctttctaaaACACAATTCATGTTAAGACATACTGGTGCTCCTTTGGCAATTACTCAATCAAATATTCCTATGTAAAATCTATGActgtgttttattttagtacTTTTAAAGATGCTACTCAACTTAAAAACATTAGAAATCTCGTTTCGACTAGAGATGAAAAAGATTCATTATGTATACACTTTCTAAGATAAACAAACATGTCTGTATAACAGTAATGAGACTGAATGTACAAACCTCGGCTGCTGGTCGGCTGTAATCCACAGGGTCTCTTCCTGTAATTGCTTCAAGAAGCAATACCCCAAAGCTGTAAACATCACTCTTCTCATTTAGCAAGCCAGAATTCGCATATTCTGGAGCTACATATCTGGGAAAATGCAatgcaaacaagaaaagaagaacaagTTAGTGCAGTTTCAGTTTCTGTAATATCAagtgtaaagaaaaaataatgatcaaattaatcaaatttagagTGCAAATGAGATTTGCTGTGAGATGGTGGAACTGAAAATTTGAGGTTACTCGCCATAATTGGCATACTCTGGAGCAACATATCTGAAAAATTAAACGCAAGCATATACTAGACTATGACAATTTTGCGTTTAAATGATTATCTGCTGTTTTTTGACAGAACCGTCATAAATTCTTTACGAAAAATGGACTACCTTACAATGTATATGGAATGTATATGTTCTAATCATGATTAGACTACGTGCATGAGATCACTGAGCAAAATTGAACGAAAGAATGTGCTTGCTTTTGGAAATGGTGTTACATTCTTGGTATTAAAATACCTAGGAGGGAAtgatatttctaaaaatatggTATGTCCATGTTTGATATCTTACATCATTTAAAATGCTACATGCCCATTTTGACAATGTAAATCTAAAGCTTCAGGCAAAccataaaagttaataatataattactcaaattaataatataacaaaaagaatAGATTATACTTAGTTGTGTTGTCTACATCACCATGCCTAACTAAACATTTATAAAGAAACTAACTTTTACACAAGAAAAAAAGTTCCAATTTGTAAACGAGAAGCTTACCCAAAAGTACCCATAACTCTGGTTGTAATATGACTTTTTCCAGCACCAAGTAACTTAGCCAGCCCAAAGTCAGATATTTTGGAATTAAAGTCCTCATCAATTAGAATATTGCTCGACTTAATATCTCTATGCACAACTTTTGGCTCAATTGCCTCGTGCAAATAAGCCAGCCTACAAGATAATCAGAGATCAAAAGGAAACTCATAAAAAAGACAATGAAGCTGAAGACAATTAGTAGATTAATTTGTTTTCAGGAACAGATGAGCATACGCTTTGGCTGTTCCAAGGAGAATTTTTATCCGAGCATCCCAAGTAAGAAAACCATGCTGCCGCATGGCCCCATGAAGCCACTGCTCTAAATTGCCATTGTTAACATACTCATAAATCAACAACCTGAAATTATTAGCAGGTTCAATAAAATCTACACATAATATAAACCAGTACTTAATACTATAAAGAATATGCAAACTGTGATATAGAGAGAAATATGTCAATTACCAAGAAAAAACTTCTGGCCTTAATTTTTCAAACAACCAATAGATTTGTAAATCAGAATAATGGAGATTTAAAACAGTAAGCATTTAAGCTGTCGGTCAAATGATCAAATCGAGTAGTGAATCAAACAGTCAAACACACATAAcgtgcaaaaattaaagaatctgTTACCTATGAGTGCCTTCAATGCAGTAGCCCAAAAGTCGTACTAAGTTCTTATGCCGCACATGACCAATAGCCTCAACCTCCACTCTGAATTCCTTTTCAGCTTGTCCTCTGCGTGATGGATATCAACAGTTATGAGATAAACAAGATCTAACAAAACATGAAACGTGACATTGTATAaacaaatctaaaattaaaatgaacacaATGACTGCAATGCAACAAAACAtgctaataaaaaaacttacaaaTTATTGAGGAGCTTCTTGATAGCCACAGGACTCCCATTGATTAATTGACCACGATAAACAATTCCATATCCACCTTCCccaataacattttcttttgaaaatctgttTGTAGCAAGTTCTAGGTCCCTTAATGTAAACCAGTGGCCCCAGCCAAGCTGTGAGAATTCCGGCAGACCAGACAAAGGGGATGGTGCGGTCATAGGATGCAAAGAAGACCTATAAGAAGCAATTCCCTTAGCACCACTTTCTTCACCTGATTGAGAGCCATTACCATCTTTTTCTAAATGATTAAAGGAGCCTGATTGACTACTATTGTCCCCATTCTGTGTTTGGTTCAAAACCTTTTTAGTCTCCCCTTCACCAAATTTGTCATTCAGACTCATAAAAGTACCATTCTGTGGATGATTATTTGCTGAAACTTGATCAACTCTGATTTCTTTGATCTCTTCTGAAATAGCTAACACATGGCTGAGTGGAAGCTTGCCATTGACTCTTCTGAACTTCTTTCTTAAAGTGAGACATATTGATAGCACCACAAGAATGATTACGATGAATAACCCAACTAGTATTCCCATTAGTACCCACACTTTCAAACCAAAGACAAAAGTTTTCTTGTACAACCCCGAACTCAGATCAGATGCCATTTTGCTGCTAAACAAATCTGCATGAGTCAGAGTTAAAATATATGAGGGTACTATGATGCACACAGAAAATCATGTcgcaaaaagtaaaatatttgattaactAGAAATGGATATGAATTGTGACACCAAATTGTTCAACTTGATTCCGCAAATCATAAACCAGATTTGAGAAAGTTAATTGCACATCCACCGTAAAAAATGTCAGCAGCAAACTGAACTATCTTTGCCAGCACATACACAAGTAACTGGGAAAACAAAACCTGGTTCCATACTAACAGCAGTTCATTTcccagaaaaaataaataaatgggaaaaattttggaaaaataaacgCTGCATTTTGGTGTATTATTCACATCCCTAGTAAATGAAGTACGTATAAAGCGGAGAAAAGCCTTTGATTTCAAACTTATTGCAAAATACGAAATCGTAAGAAGCCAAAAGAGcataaaaacaaagaataatgtttttttaaaaacactGAAAACAAAGTAAGCGAGAAGGACCGGACTTTGTTCTCTTAGTACTCGGGAAGATAAAAGCCcactaaaatttcaaaattcagcaATCCCAAAAATAATTGAGTCAAGTTGCAAGCGGGCCAGtgagaaaacaacaaaaaaggaACCATCTTTTGTAAACATCTCTTCGTTTGTTACCGTCAACATCGCAAAAAAATTCTTACATACTAGGCAAAAAAGAGGCAAAAACAAGTCTTTGGAGCTGAAAAGGATCAATGAGTACCCCTTCACAACTCAAATCCTTCAAGATTTGTCCCCAGCTACTTTTCAGACCCTGAAGCAAGTTAAACACTAGATCTTTAATGCTCCCAGAACCCTTTTGGGTGTGAAGCCGTTGTAGCACCAAAACTTCGCATCCATTGTAAAAATCCTACCAATGTTAGATTTTGCTTTCTGGGTTTTCCGAAATGATCAAAAGGGTGTCTGTTTCTGAAATGGAACTTCTGAGACCCCCTCCCCTCACTGGACCAAATGAAGGAGGAGGTCACAGGAAAGGCACTAATCACACCCTGTGGTGAAGTTGGAGGGAATTGAAGAACACAAGAGGCACATGAAATTCTGAGGAGAGGCAAATGGTGGGGCTAATAAGAAGGCATGGAATTATCAGTGGTAGGTGATGGGAAGTGACATGACTCACATTACATACAGTAAAAGAGAAGGCatcaaaatagaaatttttCTTTGCTGTTTCTTCAAATTTCTTCCCTCTCCTCTTTTCGGTCTATTTCTTTCTGTTCATGTCTTTGTCATTTCTCttcatcatttttcatttctatatattattcttctcaTAATCGATTTTGGCACGCTTTCACACATACAATTATTAGTCTATCTACTAGCAATCtataaattgattaataaattaatattaagtttattttttatatatctgtTTCCATCCATGTTTAAATAGTCACATTTACTCCATATAAAACATTAAGTTATttcgttaaatttttaaaataacatatcaaTATACTAAACTTACTCTCCTTAAtacaaacttttaaattttattataatctgttaataggaaaagaaatttaatatttcgtacaaatataatatagtttacaaacaataactattttttaaaagtataccttatagtaaaaaaaagaaagagtaatttatatatgtgtgtaatCCTTAATTAGGATACAAATaatggaaggaaaaaaaaatggttccACTATTGTTGATACTCTCCATGTTGTAACATTTACCAAAAACTGAagcaaaatgattttaaacgAAATTTCCATACATTATATACGAGTCTTGAACGATGGaattgttgaaaagaaaataattgtaatCCATACATGTGATTTTCGAACTAAAACAAAAGGTGAGTGTGTTTTTTAAGGCGACTATTTATAAGAATTTGCATGTGAGATATTGTTGTGTTTcgttaaaattaaagtaaaatgttgtttttatatatttcaaaaggtaaaaacatcatattatttagtttatgtaTTCTTTTGGAgatttatatattaacatacttcttctaattttaaggagaaataataaaatttgtctaGGTAAAATATGAGAATGTGAATTTGTAAGATTATGAAtgtcaaaatggataatttagtttgttattgaaaattttaggtttaattattagGTAGGTTCATATTTACAAtgatttattgtttcaaattggtcttaattattttttgtcttaattaTGTCTTTAATTTTCTATGCATGTTTtcatgtaaaattataattaattataaatttaccCAAAGGTTTATagattaacattttatatacacctt
This DNA window, taken from Vigna radiata var. radiata cultivar VC1973A chromosome 5, Vradiata_ver6, whole genome shotgun sequence, encodes the following:
- the LOC106762444 gene encoding probable receptor-like protein kinase At5g18500; translated protein: MASDLSSGLYKKTFVFGLKVWVLMGILVGLFIVIILVVLSICLTLRKKFRRVNGKLPLSHVLAISEEIKEIRVDQVSANNHPQNGTFMSLNDKFGEGETKKVLNQTQNGDNSSQSGSFNHLEKDGNGSQSGEESGAKGIASYRSSLHPMTAPSPLSGLPEFSQLGWGHWFTLRDLELATNRFSKENVIGEGGYGIVYRGQLINGSPVAIKKLLNNLGQAEKEFRVEVEAIGHVRHKNLVRLLGYCIEGTHRLLIYEYVNNGNLEQWLHGAMRQHGFLTWDARIKILLGTAKALAYLHEAIEPKVVHRDIKSSNILIDEDFNSKISDFGLAKLLGAGKSHITTRVMGTFGYVAPEYANSGLLNEKSDVYSFGVLLLEAITGRDPVDYSRPAAEVNLVDWLKMMVGFRRSEEVLDPNIETRPSTSALKRALLTALRCVDPDAEKRPRMSQVVRMLESEEYPIPREDRRRRKSQAGNMEVETHSDTDKSDNADYKPNGRRNQCV